A DNA window from Tachysurus vachellii isolate PV-2020 chromosome 20, HZAU_Pvac_v1, whole genome shotgun sequence contains the following coding sequences:
- the znrd2 gene encoding protein ZNRD2 gives MALNADEEDFEWEPPSEAEMKVFQARRERQDKISKLMGDYLLKGYKMLSDCCDTCGTILLQDKQKKNYCVACQELDSDIDKDNPALNAQAALSQVRERQLANHHPLDAVETTPTVAEALPSSRPEHCEGAASGLRAPPPPVPPPQPRPLPAPSSPPLQNSSGLSSTVALPPRPPPHYQVAVDAQDVVLEKLRWATQELQTAVSLESSVQLCGLIRACADTLQSLKHLQH, from the exons ATGGCGCTGAACGCAG ATGAGGAGGATTTTGAGTGGGAGCCCCCGAGTGAGGCAGAGATGAAGGTGTTTCAGGCTCGTCGTGAGCGTCAGGATAAAATCAGTAAACTGATGGGAGATTATTTACTAAAGGGCTACAAGATGCTGAGCGACTGCTGCGACACCTGTGGG aCGATTCTGCTGCAGGATAAGCAGAAGAAGAATTACTGTGTGGCCTGTCAGGAGCTCGACTCAGACATTGATAAGGACAACCCTG ctCTGAACGCTCAGGCAGCTCTGTCTCAGGTACGAGAGCGACAGCTTGCCAACCATCACCCCCTTGATGCTGTCGAAACCACGCCCACTGTAGCAGAAGCTCTGCCCAGTAGCAGACCTGAGCATTGTGAAGGAGCAGCGTCTGGACTCCGAGCTCCGCCTCCTCCTGTTCCACCCCCACAGCCCCGCCCTCTTCCTGCTCCGTCCTCCCCCCCGCTGCAGAACTCGAGCGGTCTTTCCAGCACTGTTGCtcttcctcctcgtcctcctcctcaTTACCAGGTTGCCGTAGACGCGCAGGACGTCGTGCTGGAGAAGCTACGCTGGGCTACGCAGGAGCTGCAGACAGCCGTCTCACTCGAGTCCAGTGTGCAGCTCTGCGGTCTGATCCGCGCCTGCGCAGACACACTGCAGAGCCTCAAACACCTGCAGCACTga
- the LOC132863651 gene encoding solute carrier family 35 member F4: protein MNKLTAKVSPCSTPPPATLHTTSTSEADVRSEECVSVQDSGPSERPCRCPVREILRLAAGMVLGVGMATAWVWAAHSAKHTLTHFDTPFFIFWFCSIWNLLMFPLYYAGYFLTERQRETPAAHFRRCVRFLGDGEVTVRVLLRFSAPFSVFWSGSGFLYLRALSRMSVTDCSAVMCCNSAFTFLLTWICLKERFLGVKVVAVILSITGIVMLAYSDGFYSDSITGVALGVGSASCSALYNVMYRKRVGTLDPGPASVLLCCVGLCTLVLHSWVCVLLYITHMEFWPLSQSVPWNTLCTTASLLLVFNVLVNMGGVCTYPALITLGFLLTVPASAAVDVWVLEAPPLSDMRLVAFCLISAAFVLLLFPEDWDEKTLQWISSVWSHKTPNT, encoded by the exons ATGAACAAACTGACAGCGAAGGTCTCTCCGTGCTCCACACCTCCACCTGCCACACTGCACACAACCTCCACCTCAG AAGCTGATGTGAggagtgaggagtgtgtgtcgGTGCAGGACTCGGGGCCGAGCGAGCGTCCGTGTCGGTGTCCGGTCAGAGAGATTCTGCGGTTAGCGGCAGGCATGGTGTTGGGGGTCGGCATGGCAACAGCGTGGGTCTGGGCGGCTCACAGTGctaaacacactctcactcactttgaCACTCCTTTTTTCATCTTTTGGTTCTGTAGCATCTGGAACCTGCTGATGTTCCCTCTGTATTACGCTGGATATTttctgacagagagacagcgagagacacCAGCAGCTCACTTCAG gaggtgtgTGCGGTTCCTGGGTGATGGGGAGGTGACAGTGAGGGTGTTGTTAAGGTTCTCTGCTCCATTCTCCGTGTTCTGGAGTGGGTCAGGTTTCCTGTACCTGCGAGCTCTCAGCAGGATGTCAGTGACAGACTGCAGCGCTGTGATGTGCTGTAACTCTGCCTTCACCTTTCTGCTCACCTGGATCTGCCTTAAGGAGCGCTTCCTGGGAGTCAAg gtGGTAGCAGTGATTCTCTCTATAACAGGAATTGTGATGTTAGCGTATTCTGATGGTTTTTACAGCGACTCTATCACCGGAGTGGCTCTGGGGGTCGGCTCAGCCTCCTGCTCTGcactgtataat GTGATGTACAGGAAGCGTGTAGGAACACTTGATCCCGGACCAGCAAGTGTATTGTTGtgctgtgtgggtctgtgcacACTTGTGTTGCACTCAtgggtgtgtgtgctgctgtacatcacacacatggaGTTTTGGcctctgtctcagtctgtgcCCTGGAACACACTCTGCACCACGGCATCACTGCTGCTCG tgtttaatgtgctAGTGAACATGGGAGGAGTGTGCACTTACCCTGCACTCATCACCCTTGGGTTCCTGCTCACAGTTCCAGCCAGTGCAG caGTGGATGTGTGGGTGTTGGAGGCTCCGCCCCTCAGTGACATGCGCTTGGTGGCGTTTTGTTTGATCTCAGCTGcatttgtgctgctgctgtttcCGGAGGATTGGGACGAAAAAACTCTGCAGTGGATCAGTTCAGTGTGGAGCCATAAGACACCTAACACATGA
- the arr3a gene encoding arrestin 3a, retinal (X-arrestin) translates to MVDKVFKKTSGNGQLTLYLGKRDYIDNVDSVESVEGVVKIDPKDLGDRKVWVQLCCAFRYGNEDLDVIGLIFRKDIWINHIQLYPDAGHKPKLTDMHNTLLRKAGEQAYAFTFEIPTNLPCSITLQPGPDDQGKKPCGVDFEVKAYVAKEAEDPSEKIDKKDTCRLIIRKSQFAPVNTGSGQRAELCKSFMLSDKPLLLEASLEKDIYYHGETVPVKVKVKNDTNKVVNKFRVTVEQTTDVILYSADKYTKSVLNEEFAETVEANSTFEKVFRVTPLLAQNREKRGLAVDGKLKYEDTNLASTTLVRPGMDREILGIMVFYKITVHLLVSGAGLLGGLTGSDVVVELPLTLMHPKPTV, encoded by the exons ATGGTGGACAA GGTTTTTAAGAAGACCAGTGGTAACGGTCAG cttaCTCTGTACCTGGGAAAGAGGGACTATATTGACAATGTGGACAGCGTGGAGTCTGTTG AGGGTGTTGTGAAGATTGACCCCAAAGATCTGGGAGACAGGAAAG tgtgggtTCAGCTATGCTGTGCATTTCGGTATGGTAATGAGGACCTGGACGTGATCGGGCTGATTTTCAGGAAGGACATCTGGATTAATCACATTCAGCTTTATCCTGACGCTGGACATAAACCAAAGCTCACTGACATGCACAACACACTGCTGAGGAAAGCTGGAGAGCAAGCGTATGCCTTCACTTTTGAg ATTCCAACCAATCTTCCATGTTCCATCACCCTGCAGCCCGGACCTGACGATCAGGGGAAGAAG CCCTGTGGCGTGGACTTCGAGGTGAAAGCATATGTCGCTAAAGAGGCTGAAGATCCCAGTGAGAAAATTGATAAAAA GGACACGTGTCGTCTGATTATACGTAAGTCTCAGTTTGCCCCAGTGAACACAGGAAGTGGACAAAGAGCAGAACTCTGTAAGAGCTTCATGCTGTCAGACAAACCGCTGCTGCTGGAAGCGTCTCTGGAGAAAGAT ATTTATTATCATGGTGAAACCGTTCCTGTTAAAGTGAAAGTAAAGAACGACACCAACAAAGTGGTGAATAAATTCAGAGTCACTG TTGAGCAGACGACAGACGTGATTCTTTACTCTGCTGATAAATACACTAAGTCTGTTCTGAATGAAGAGTTTGC agagacagtggaAGCAAACTCAACGTTTGAGAAAGTTTTTCGTGTCACACCGCTGCTGGCTCAGAACAGAGAGAAACGAGGACTTGCTGTGGACGGAAAACTAAAATATGAGGACACAAACCTGGCGTCCACCACCCt tgtgagacCAGGGATGGACAGAGAGATTTTGGGAATTATGGTGTTTTATAAAATCACAGTTCATCTGCTGGTGTCTGGAGCAGG actgTTGGGAGGTCTGACTGGCAG tgatgTGGTGGTGGAGTTACCTCTGACTCTAATGCACCCCAAACCCACAG tgtga